A DNA window from Rhineura floridana isolate rRhiFlo1 chromosome 11, rRhiFlo1.hap2, whole genome shotgun sequence contains the following coding sequences:
- the LOC133367977 gene encoding olfactory receptor 2AP1-like, with protein sequence MQRNQSEITEFILLGFGDLPHLQISLFLVFLVIYILTMVANILTILLIVIDQHLHTPMYFFLGNLSCLETVYSSTTLPRMLTSLMTGNKTISVKGCHLQLYFFGFLIGTECYLLSVMSYDRFLAVCKPLYYVTLMNSKLCMRLASGSWINGIVFTSIYLVLVLQLHYCSSNEINHFFCESLALVKISCSNASLVTYASVILAFVFTFPPFLLTLTSYIYIIIAIIKIPNTFGRQKAFSTCSSHVIVVSTFYGALIIVYLTPKTETMRDLNKIFSLLYTVLRPLINPLVYSLRNKDVKEAFRKTTRKVLGDHFLN encoded by the coding sequence ATGCAAAGAAACCAGAGTGAAATCACTGAGTTCATTCTTCTGGGATTTGGAGATCTCCCTCATCTACAGATCTCCCTGTTCCTGGTGTTTCTGGTGATTTACATCTTGACCATGGTTGCCAACATTCTGACTATCCTTTTGATAGTGATTGATCAGCACCTGCACACACCCATGTACTTTTTCCTGGGGAATTTGTCTTGTTTGGAGACAGTCTACAGCTCAACTACCCTACCCAGGATGTTAACCAGTCTCATGACAGGGAACAAAACCATCTCTGTTAAGGGATGTCACTTACAGTTATATTTCTTTGGTTTCCTGATTGGTACAGAATGCTATCTCCTCTCTGTAATGTCTTATGATCGTTTCCTAGCTGTATGCAAACCACTATATTATGTTACTCTTATGAATAGTAAGCTCTGTATGCGGCTAGCGAGTGGCTCTTGGATCAATGGCATTGTGTTTACCTCTATATATTTGGTCTTGGTGCTGCAACTACATTACTGTAGTTCCAATGAAATAAATCATTTCTTTTGTGAGTCTCTTGCATTGGTGAAAATATCATGCAGTAATGCCAGTCTTGTGACATATGCCAGCGTAATCCTGGCTTTTGTAttcactttccccccttttcttttgacCCTGACCTCTTACATATATATTATTATTGCCATTATAAAAATCCCCAACACCTTTGGGAGACAAAAGGCCTTTTCCACCTGTTCTTCTCATGTAATTGTTGTTTCTACATTCTATGGGGCTTTAATCATTGTGTATCTGACGCCAAAGACTGAAACAATGAGAGATCTTAACAAAATATTTTCCCTGCTGTACACAGTTCTGCGCCCCTTAATTAACCCCCTTGTATATAGCCTGAGAAACAAGGATGTTAAGGAAGCTTTCAGGAAGACCACCAGGAAGGTTTTAGGAGACCACTTTTTGAATTAG